CAGCAGGACTCTTCACACACTTTTCCCCGAAACTACATACGATGTTTTCTGGTAATCAACTTCTCGTTTGACATGGCCTGCACTTGTGACAAACTAAATTCTGttattaaatcaaatcaaaagatTACAATTCAGTAAGTTAATTGTCATCTAGTAGTCTGTCTAATAGTgagtagggatgtaaacgaaccaaatCGTTTGTGAGTTActcgaagctcgattcgataatAAACGAACCAAGATCAAACATTCATGAATTCGGCTCGACTCGACTCGATTACGTCCCTAATAGTGAGGAATGTCCACACGCCTGACAAAATTTTCGCTCTTTTTTCTTGTTTGTGCCCAAATGCTACCCCTGCAATTGTACGCATACATGAAATGAATcaaaattgtgaatcaacaaAAAGGGATGAAGGTGTACGAAATAGGAGGAAAGCATCATCAAAGGGGCACCACAAGTACGTAGGGATTCGCCAGAGGCCATCTGGACGATGGATGGCAGATAAAAGACTCGATACATACATAAGGTGAGACTTTGATATCCTATATTTTCAATGTGATGGGAAAATCGTAATTTTTCGATGATTGATATGTGGTCTGAGGAGTGGATTGAATGATACGGGTAGTTTGCTATATTTTGAGACAAGTTTTTCATGAAGTTAATGCTTGTTATCGAAGATATCTTACTAAGCTCAATCGCTGATGGTTAATTAATCGGGCCAATATATACAAATTATGCCCCGAGCGAGACCCATGCGCCTGACGCCTCCGTGAAATGAATCATGATGGTAAACTAACATATAAATTTTGTTTGATAAATAAGTAGGTTCAAGTCAAACGAGCAAAGCCCTGACGCCTCCGTGAAAACCATGGCCAATATGCCACCGATAGATCCCAACGTTGACCCCTACGGCTACCTCGGAATCCACAAAAATCCCGACAATTCGATCACACGGGCTGTGGAACTTTTCCTGAATTCTCCCGCCTGTTCCGATCCCAACCTTCCCGTCCTCAGTAAGGACATTACGATCAATCCAGCAAGTAATACCTGGGCTCGCGTGTATTTGCCTAAACAATATTGCGATTCCAATCCCAAGGTTAAGCTACCACTCCTAGTGTACTATCATGGCGGAGGATTCATTTTATGCAGCACAGCGAACTCCAGGCTCCACGAGTTTTGCTCAGACCTCGCATGCTATACCCCGGTGATAGTCGTGTCGGTGGAGTACCGCCTCGCGCCGGAGCACCGCCTCCCCGCCGCGTACGACGACGGGATCGAGGCGTTGCACTGGATCAAAACCACAAACGACGAGTGGCTGACGGAGTTCGCCGACTTCTCACGGTGTTTCCTAATGGGCGGGAGCGCCGGCGGCAACATAGCGTACCACGTCGGGTTACGTGCAGCCTCGAGCGGCGGAGATCTGTGGCCGCTGAAGATCCAAGGGCTGGTGTTGCAGCAACCATTCTTCGGTGGGGTGGAAAGGACAGCATCCGAAGTAAGGCTGACGAATGACAAAATTCTTCCATGTGGTGTATCGGATGTGATGTGGGAATTAGCGTTGCCGTTGGGAGTTGACCGCGATCACAAGTATTCCAATCCAAGGGTTGATATTCAGGCAGAGGCGTTTGAGGAAATGAAGAGCCAGGACTGGAGGGTTTTGGTGACGGGATGTGAGGGAGATCCGTTGATCGATAGACAGAGGGATGTGATGAATTTATTGGAGGAGAATGGAGTACAAGTTGTCGGGAGGTTTGATGAAGGAGGCTGTCATGGG
This Primulina eburnea isolate SZY01 chromosome 2, ASM2296580v1, whole genome shotgun sequence DNA region includes the following protein-coding sequences:
- the LOC140818928 gene encoding carboxylesterase 1 → MANMPPIDPNVDPYGYLGIHKNPDNSITRAVELFLNSPACSDPNLPVLSKDITINPASNTWARVYLPKQYCDSNPKVKLPLLVYYHGGGFILCSTANSRLHEFCSDLACYTPVIVVSVEYRLAPEHRLPAAYDDGIEALHWIKTTNDEWLTEFADFSRCFLMGGSAGGNIAYHVGLRAASSGGDLWPLKIQGLVLQQPFFGGVERTASEVRLTNDKILPCGVSDVMWELALPLGVDRDHKYSNPRVDIQAEAFEEMKSQDWRVLVTGCEGDPLIDRQRDVMNLLEENGVQVVGRFDEGGCHGIDFFDKSRSKISAQFLGDFIGFPV